The Candidatus Methylomirabilota bacterium genome includes the window CCGGGGCCGAGGACGCGGCCCTCGCCGCCTCCGTGGCCAAAGCCTACGTCGGCGACGCGGCCCGCCAGGTGTGCGGCGAGGCCATCCAGGTGCACGGAGGCATCGGGTTCACCTGGGAGTACGACCTGCACCTCTACGTCAAGCGCGCCAAGGCCCTGGAGACCATGTACGGGGACGCGGATCACCATCGCGAGCTCATCGTCCGCCGCCTCGCGAGCTGAGGCGGGCGCCTGACACCGGTGTCCTCGGCCCCGCTGCACGGTATCCAAGTCGTCGACCTCACCGGCTACATCGCCGGCTCCTACGCGGCGATGATGTTGGCCGACCTCGGCGCCGACGTCGTCAAGGTCGAGGCGCTGACCGGCGATCCCTTCCGAGAGCTGCCCGGCTTCTTCGGCTGGAACCGGGGCAAGCGCTCGCTGGCCGTGGACCTCAAGACGCCCCGGGGCCGCGCCATCGCTGAACAACTCGCCGCCCGGGGCGACGTCGTGATGGAGAACATGCGGCCGGGCGTGGCGGACCGGCTGGGGCTCGGCTGGCCGGCGCTCTCGGCCATCAATCCGCGGCTGATCTACTGTTCGGTCACCGCCTTCGGCTCCACCGGGCCCTACGCCGACCGGCCCGGCTTCGATCCGCTGCTCCAGGCCATGAGCGGGGCCATGGCCATCCAGGGCTTCGGGGGGCCGCCCCAGTACATCCGCATCGCCATCACCGATTACTACGCGGCCGCGCTGGGCGCTCAGGCCGTGCTGACCGCGCTGTTCGTGCGCGAGCGAACCGGGCGCGGGCAGCGCGTGGAGACCTCGCTGCTGCACGCGGCCATGGCCCTGCAGTCCGGCAACTTCGTCGACTACCCGGGCAAGCAGCACATCTTCCGCGACAATCCGACCTATCGGCTCTACCGCGCCGGGGACGGGGAATGGTTCTTCCTCGCCTGCGGCAACCAGACGTTCTGGGTGAAGCTCTGTTCGGCGCTCGGCCTGCAGCACCTCGCCGACGATCCGCGCTTCGCCTCCTGGGTCCTGCGCCTGGACAACCGCGAGGCCCTGCTGCCCCTGCTCGAAGGCACCTTCGCCACCCAGCCGCGGGCCCACTGGTTGAAGCTCCTGGCCGAGCACGACATCCCGGCCGCGCCGGTGCAGAGTCTGATGGAGTTCATGGACGACCCGGCCGTGCGCCATCACGACATGAGCCGGAGCTACGAGCATCCCGACGTCCAGCGCTTGCGCCTGCTGGGCCAGCCGCTCATCTTCTCCGACACCCGGGCTGCCGACCCCGGCCCGCCGCCGGCGCTCGGGCAGCACACCGACCAGGTCCTGGGCGAGCTCGGCTACGAGGCCGACGCCATCGCCGAGCTCCGCGAGGCCAAGGTGATCCGATGACGGAAGAGCCGCTTCGCTACGAGGCTGCCGACGGGGTGGCCACGGTGACGCTCAACCGCCCCGACGTGCTGAACGCGATGAACCAGGGCATGCGCGAGGCGCTCACCCGTCGCTTCACCGCGCTGGCGACCGACGATGAGGTCCGCGTGATCGTCGTCACCGGTGCCGGGGAGCGCGCGTTCTCGGTGGGCGCCGACGTCCGGGAGTTCGTCGCGCCCCAGACGCCCGTGCGCTTCCGGGACCAGCGCCGGCTGGTGGACTTTCGCCGAGTCATGGACCGCTGTCCGCAGCCCATCATCGCCGCCATCCGGGGCTACGCGCTGGGCGGAGGGCTGGAGCTGGCCCTGGCCTGCGACATCCGCGTGGCCGGCGACGACGCCCAGCTCGGGCTGACCGAGATCAACCTGGCCATCATCCCCGGCGGCGGAGGCACCCAGCGCCTTCCCCGCCTGCTCGGTCGCGGCAAAGCGCTCGAGCTCATCCTCACCGGGGCCCGGATCGACGCGGCCGAGGCGCGGCGTCTGGGCCTCGTGGAGCGCGTGGTGCCGGCGGCCGAGGTGCGGCAGCAGGCGACGGCGCTGGCTCGCGAGCTCGCCGGCAAGGCGCCCGTCGCCCTGCGCTATGCCAAGGAGGCGGTCGTGAAGGGGCTGGAGCTTCCGCTGGCCGACGGCCTGCGCCTGGAAAGCGACCTCTCGACGCTGCTCCGTACCACCGAGGACCGCCTCGAGGGCGCCCGGGCCTTCCTGGAAAAGCGCCGGCCGCGCTGGACGGGGACGTGACGTTCGCGTACTACAAGCGTCTGAGCCGCGCCCAGCAGGCGATCTACCGCAAGAGCGACCAGGTGAGCGAGATCCGTCTGCCCCGCCCCGAGCTGCTCCATCCCCTCGTCGAGGACGTGGCCTCGGCGCTGGCCTCCGAGAGTCGCGACCAGACGTGGCAGGCCTCGGATCGGCTCCTGCGCGGCCTGGCCCGGGAGCTCGGCGTGCCGCCCGTGCAGGTCGAGGTCCTCGCCGCCCGCCCGCACCGGCGCTGGGGGGAGCTGCACGGCCTCTATACCGCCGAGGCGGGCCGTACGCCGAAGATCCAGCTCTGGATGCGCACCGCCAAGCAGCGTCGGGTGGTCGCCTTCCGGACCTATCTCCGCACGCTGCTGCACGAGCTCGGCCACCACCTGGACTACACGAAGCTGCGCCTGCGCGACTCGTTCCACACCGAGGGCTTCTACAAGCGGGAGTCGAGCCTGTTCCACCAGCTCGTCCCGGAAAGGACCGCCGCCATGCCGACGATGGAGGAGTACGCCAAGCAGACTCTGGCCCAGCGCCTGACCCGCCTCGAGCGCACCCCCGAGGAGCTGGCCGCCGCACTGCAGGGCCAGCCGGAGAGCGTGCTGGCCCGGCGCCCGGATCCGAAGAGCTGGGCGCCCAAGGAGGTCGTCTGCCATCTGCGAGACACCGAGGAGCTCTTCGACAGCCGCTTCCAGCTGATCGCGCTGAATGACGAGCCCAAGCTCGCGGCGTTCGCGCCCGACACCCCGGACCGCTGGGCCGAGGAGCGGCAGTACTTGAGGAACGACGTGCAGCAGGCGCTCGCCGCGTTCCGGCGCCGGCGCGGTGAGACCCTGGCGATGCTCAAGAAGCTCGGTCCCGACTGGCAGCGGGCCGGCCTCCATCCCACCCGCGGGCGGATGACGGCGGACGACTTCCTGACCCTGATGGCCTGGCACGACGACAACCACCTGGACCAGCTCCGGCGCGCGCTGGAGGGCCGGGCGTAGGCGCTCAGCCTTCCACCACCACCACCAGGGGCGCCATCGGCTCCCGCGCCGCAACTCAGCGTCTTTCCTGCCTTCTCCCTTGGCATCCGCCGTGCGTTAGACAAGGCCGCTCGCGCCTGTAGCGCGAGTGAAAGCGGGGAAGCCATGAACGAAGCGAGTTGGCGCGGTGTTCGCGGGCCTCTGCCGTTCGGGGCACTGGCCATCGCCGTCGTCCTCAGTGCGCTCGCGATCGTCGAGGCACTGGGCGGTCAGGCTCGACCAGAACCCGACCCGCCCTGGGTGGCGCATCTGCAGGCGATGGACGACGCTCTCGCCGCGGGGGACCGTCGAGTCGCCGACTGGGCCCTGCGCGAGGCCCACTGGGCGGCGCTCGGGAGCCGGCGGTGGGAGGGGATGATCGAGGTCGGCGATGCGGCGCGGCGCGCCGGGAACATCACCGTCGCGCGCACGGCGTACATGACGGCGGCCTTCCGGGCGCGACGGCTCCGCTCGCTCGAGGGCATCCTGAGCGCCGCCCAGGCGTTCGCCGGGCTCGGGGATCGGGAAGCGGCCCAGCAGTGGCTGAGCGTCGCTACGGAGCTGGCGAAGCCGAGCGAGAGCGGGCTGGCCCGGGTGCGGACGGTCGGCGAGAATCTCCACCGCCGGGCCTTCGCCGGGGAGCGGCCGTGATGCCCCGTGCGTGTTGACATCACCCGATGCCGCGCCTAGAGTCCGACTTTCTGGTGATGGAATCACCGGGCACGTGCGACGGCGGCAGCGAGCGCCCGGACCGAGCAGCGCGGCCTGAGCCGGGCCAGGACGCGCCGCCGGCCGAGCGAATCAGCATCAGCGGCCTGGACCAGCAGTCGGCCGAGGCCCTGAGGATCGCGGTCACGCGTCTGGCAAAGCGATTTGGCCTGGAGGTTCGAGCGGAGGTCCGCGAAGAGCCGTCCCCGGAATGAGCCTCGCCTCCGACTACGACCTGATCGTGCGCGGTGGCCGGGTCATCGACCCGGAGCAAGGCCTGAACGCCGT containing:
- a CDS encoding CoA transferase — encoded protein: MSSAPLHGIQVVDLTGYIAGSYAAMMLADLGADVVKVEALTGDPFRELPGFFGWNRGKRSLAVDLKTPRGRAIAEQLAARGDVVMENMRPGVADRLGLGWPALSAINPRLIYCSVTAFGSTGPYADRPGFDPLLQAMSGAMAIQGFGGPPQYIRIAITDYYAAALGAQAVLTALFVRERTGRGQRVETSLLHAAMALQSGNFVDYPGKQHIFRDNPTYRLYRAGDGEWFFLACGNQTFWVKLCSALGLQHLADDPRFASWVLRLDNREALLPLLEGTFATQPRAHWLKLLAEHDIPAAPVQSLMEFMDDPAVRHHDMSRSYEHPDVQRLRLLGQPLIFSDTRAADPGPPPALGQHTDQVLGELGYEADAIAELREAKVIR
- a CDS encoding enoyl-CoA hydratase-related protein; its protein translation is MTEEPLRYEAADGVATVTLNRPDVLNAMNQGMREALTRRFTALATDDEVRVIVVTGAGERAFSVGADVREFVAPQTPVRFRDQRRLVDFRRVMDRCPQPIIAAIRGYALGGGLELALACDIRVAGDDAQLGLTEINLAIIPGGGGTQRLPRLLGRGKALELILTGARIDAAEARRLGLVERVVPAAEVRQQATALARELAGKAPVALRYAKEAVVKGLELPLADGLRLESDLSTLLRTTEDRLEGARAFLEKRRPRWTGT
- a CDS encoding DinB family protein — its product is MTFAYYKRLSRAQQAIYRKSDQVSEIRLPRPELLHPLVEDVASALASESRDQTWQASDRLLRGLARELGVPPVQVEVLAARPHRRWGELHGLYTAEAGRTPKIQLWMRTAKQRRVVAFRTYLRTLLHELGHHLDYTKLRLRDSFHTEGFYKRESSLFHQLVPERTAAMPTMEEYAKQTLAQRLTRLERTPEELAAALQGQPESVLARRPDPKSWAPKEVVCHLRDTEELFDSRFQLIALNDEPKLAAFAPDTPDRWAEERQYLRNDVQQALAAFRRRRGETLAMLKKLGPDWQRAGLHPTRGRMTADDFLTLMAWHDDNHLDQLRRALEGRA